The following coding sequences are from one Lycium ferocissimum isolate CSIRO_LF1 chromosome 3, AGI_CSIRO_Lferr_CH_V1, whole genome shotgun sequence window:
- the LOC132050455 gene encoding ABC transporter B family member 11-like: MAERNGLNGNTGLNEASSSSGVQTLADTNSENNTGQQQDSDKTKQTESTNTVPFYKLFSFADSTDIVLMIIGTIAAIGNGLSLPIMTILFGELTDSFGQNQNNKDILRIVSKVSLKFVYLALGCGAAAFLQVSCWMISGERQAARIRSLYLKTILQQDIAFYDKETNTGEVVGRMSGDTVLIQDAMGEKVGKFVQLISTFVGGFVIAFTKGWLLTLVMLSAIPPLVISGAAMSLVLSRMASTGQDAYAKAATVVEQTIGSIRTVASFTGEKQAVANYNKSLIKAYKSGANEGLATGLGLGSLFAIIYCSYALAIWYGSRLILEKGYTGGQVLNVIIAVLTASMSLGQASPCMSAFAAGQAAAFKMFETIKRKPDIDAYDTNGKTLDDIHGDIELNDVHFSYPARPDEQIFGGFSLFVSSGTTAALVGQSGSGKSTVISLIERFYDPQSGQVLIDGINLKDFQLKWIRGKIGLVSQEPVLFTASIKENIVYGKHDATAEEIKAAVELANAAKFIDKLPQGLDTMVGEHGTQLSGGQKQRIAIARAILKDPRILLLDEATSALDAESERVVQEALDRIMINRTTIVVAHRLSTIRNADTIAVIHRGKVVEKGTHNELLKDPEGAYSQLICLQEVNKETEKSVLDERDGLDKSMSSKRMSLLRSVSQSSSGIGNSSRHSLPMSFGLPNGVSVPETANADIQEVSEKPLKVPLRRLAYLNKPEIPVIIVGTVAAIINGAILPIFGILFSSVIKTFYEPPHELRKDSKFWALMFVLLAAVTLIAFPARTYLFSIAGCKLIRRIRSMCFEKVVHMEVGWFDESDHSTGMIGSRLSADAATVRALVGDALAQTVQDSATAIVGLVIAFEASWQLALIILAMIPLIGVNGYIQIKFMTGFSADAKKMYEKASQVANDAVGGIRTVASFCAEEKVMEMYKRKCEGPLKAGIKQGLISGIGFGVSFSLLFLVYATSFYAGARLVQDGKITFSDVFRVFFALTMAAIGISQSSSLAPDSSKAKIAAASIFAILDRKSKIDPSDDSGMTLDTVKGDIELQHVSFKYPTRPDVQILRDLCLTIRSGKTVALVGESGCGKSTVISLLQRFYDPDAGQISLDGIEIQKFQVKWLRQQMGLVSQEPVLFNDTIRANIAYGKDEGNATEAEIIAAAELANAHKFISGLQQGYDTTVGERGAQLSGGQKQRVAIARAIVKNPKILLLDEATSALDAESERIVQDALDRVVVNRTTVVVAHRLSTIKGADVIAVVKNGVIVEKGKHETLINIKDGFYSSLVALHTRAS, from the exons ATGGCTGAAAGGAACGGTTTGAATGGAAATACAGGACTCAATGAGGCCTCCTCGTCATCAGGAGTGCAAACTCTGGCTGATACAAATTCTGAAAACAATACAGGCCAACAGCAAGATTCAGACAAGACCAAACAAACGGAGAGCACAAATACAGTTCCCTTTTACAAGCTCTTCTCCTTTGCTGATTCCACTGATATCGTTTTGATGATCATTGGAACAATTGCAGCAATTGGCAACGGGTTGTCCCTTCCCATTATGACAATTCTTTTTGGAGAATTGACCGACTCATTCGGACAAAACCAAAATAACAAAGATATTCTTCGGATAGTCTCCAAG GTCTCACTGAAATTTGTCTACTTAGCTTTGGGATGCGGGGCAGCTGCATTTCTTC AGGTTTCTTGTTGGATGATCTCCGGTGAAAGACAGGCTGCTCGAATAAGGAGTCTCTATCTGAAAACTATTTTGCAACAAGATATTGCTTTCTATGATAAGGAAACAAATACGGGAGAGGTGGTTGGGAGGATGTCTGGTGACACTGTTCTTATACAAGATGCAATGGGCGAGAAG GTAGGGAAATTTGTACAGCTGATATCAACATTCGTTGGGGGCTTTGTCATTGCATTTACCAAAGGCTGGCTTCTCACGCTTGTCATGTTATCTGCCATTCCTCCACTTGTCATATCTGGTGCAGCAATGTCCCTCGTCCTATCAAGGATGGCGTCCACTGGACAAGATGCTTATGCCAAGGCTGCAACGGTGGTTGAACAGACAATTGGCTCCATTAGAACG GTTGCATCATTTACAGGGGAGAAGCAAGCTGTAGCCAACTATAACAAATCCCTAATTAAAGCTTACAAGTCAGGTGCAAATGAAGGGCTGGCAACTGGATTAGGTCTCGGGTCACTTTTTGCTATTATATACTGCAGCTATGCTTTGGCTATCTGGTATGGCTCAAGGCTCATCTTGGAAAAAGGATATACTGGTGGTCAAGTTCTCAATGTAATTATTGCTGTGTTAACTGCTTCCAT GTCCCTGGGACAGGCATCTCCGTGTATGTCGGCATTCGCTGCAGGTCAAGCTGCAGCTTTCAAGATGTTTGAAACCATAAAGAGAAAGCCGGATATAGATGCTTATGATACCAATGGAAAAACATTGGACGACATCCATGGAGATATTGAATTGAATGATGTGCATTTCAGTTACCCAGCCAGACCTGATGAGCAAATATTCGGTGGATTTTCACTATTTGTATCAAGTGGCACAACTGCAGCTTTGGTTGGGCAAAGTGGAAGTGGGAAGTCAACAGTCATAAGTCTGATAGAAAGATTTTATGATCCTCAATCTGGTCAAGTTTTGATTGATGGAATTAATCTCAAGGACTTCCAGCTTAAGTGGATCAGGGGAAAGATCGGTCTTGTGAGCCAAGAACCCGTGCTTTTCACAGCGAGCATTAAGGAAAATATTGTGTATGGCAAGCATGATGCTACTGCTGAAGAAATCAAAGCTGCAGTTGAGTTAGCAAATGCTGCAAAGTTCATAGATAAACTACCGCAG GGTCTAGACACCATGGTCGGAGAACATGGAACTCAACTTTCTGGTGGGCAAAAGCAAAGAATTGCCATTGCAAGAGCAATTTTAAAAGATCCACGGATATTACTATTAGATGAAGCAACAAGTGCATTAGATGCAGAATCTGAGAGAGTTGTACAAGAAGCATTGGATAGAATTATGATCAACAGAACAACCATCGTAGTTGCACATCGATTGAGCACAATAAGGAATGCTGATACGATTGCAGTCATTCATCGAGGAAAAGTTGTTGAAAAAG GCACACATAACGAACTGCTCAAGGATCCTGAGGGAGCGTACTCTCAGCTGATATGCTTACAAGAAGTGAACAAAGAAACAGAAAAATCAGTCTTAGATGAGAGGGACGGATTAGATAAGTCTATGTCAAGTAAAAGAATGTCACTATTACGATCTGTCAGTCAGAGTTCATCTGGCATAGGAAATAGCAGCCGCCACTCACTCCCCATGTCATTTGGTTTACCTAATGGAGTTAGTGTACCTGAAACAGCAAACGCAGACATCCAGGAAGTATCTGAAAAGCCATTAAAGGTTCCCCTTCGTCGCCTAGCCTATCTCAATAAGCCTGAGATACCCGTGATTATCGTTGGAACTGTGGCTGCAATTATTAATGGTGCTATACTTCCAATTTTCGGCATCTTATTCTCTAGCGTGATCAAAACGTTTTACGAGCCACCACATGAACTAAGGAAGGACTCAAAGTTTTGGGCTCTCATGTTTGTTCTTCTTGCAGCTGTAACTTTAATTGCATTTCCTGCAAGGACATACCTTTTCAGTATAGCTGGTTGTAAGTTGATAAGAAGAATTAGATCAATGTGCTTTGAGAAAGTGGTCCACATGGAGGTAGGATGGTTTGACGAATCTGATCACTCCACTGGAATGATTGGGTCTAGGCTTTCTGCCGATGCAGCCACAGTCCGTGCTTTAGTAGGAGATGCACTTGCTCAAACGGTCCAAGATAGTGCAACAGCAATTGTTGGTTTAGTTATTGCTTTTGAAGCGAGTTGGCAGTTGGCTCTTATCATCCTCGCTATGATACCTCTAATTGGAGTGAATGGATATATTCAAATCAAGTTCATGACAGGATTCAGTGCAGATGCAAAG AAGATGTATGAGAAAGCAAGTCAAGTTGCGAACGATGCTGTTGGAGGTATAAGAACTGTTGCGTCATTTTGTGCAGAAGAGAAGGTGATGGAAATGTACAAAAGAAAGTGTGAAGGTCCATTGAAGGCGGGAATAAAGCAAGGTTTGATTAGCGGGATAGGGTTTGGTGTATCATTTAGTTTGCTGTTTCTTGTATATGCAACCAGTTTTTACGCGGGAGCTCGTCTTGTTCAGGATGGCAAAATCACTTTCTCAGACGTTTTCCGT GTTTTCTTTGCTCTGACGATGGCAGCTATAGGCATTTCCCAGTCAAGCTCATTGGCTCCAGATTCAAGCAAGGCGAAGATTGCCGCTGCTTCCATATTTGCTATTCTAGACAGGAAATCAAAAATAGATCCCAGTGATGATTCTGGTATGACACTGGACACTGTGAAGGGAGATATTGAGCTGCAGCACGTAAGCTTTAAGTATCCAACGAGGCCAGATGTTCAAATTTTAAGAGACCTTTGCTTGACCATTCGCAGTGGAAAG ACGGTTGCTTTGGTTGGGGAAAGCGGATGTGGAAAGTCAACCGTGATATCTTTGCTGCAAAGGTTTTATGATCCTGATGCAGGCCAGATATCGTTGGACGGAATAGAGATTCAGAAGTTCCAGGTAAAATGGCTAAGGCAGCAAATGGGGCTTGTAAGCCAAGAACCAGTGTTGTTCAACGATACAATCCGGGCCAATATTGCATATGGAAAGGACGAAGGAAATGCAACTGAAGCAGAAATTATAGCAGCAGCAGAATTAGCAAACGCGCACAAGTTCATCAGTGGTTTGCAACAG GGTTATGATACGACAGTGGGAGAGCGAGGAGCTCAGCTGTCAGGTGGGCAAAAGCAACGAGTGGCCATAGCGAGGGCCATAGTGAAAAATCCGAAAATCCTACTATTGGATGAGGCGACAAGTGCATTGGATGCAGAATCAGAGAGAATAGTTCAAGATGCACTTGACCGGGTGGTGGTAAATCGTACAACCGTGGTGGTAGCACATAGATTATCCACCATCAAAGGAGCAGATGTAATTGCTGTGGTAAAAAATGGTGTTATTGTGGAGAAAGGGAAGCATGAGACTCTTATCAATATCAAAGATGGATTTTATTCCTCTTTGGTTGCTCTCCACACCAGAGCATCCTAG